One stretch of Pedobacter riviphilus DNA includes these proteins:
- a CDS encoding DUF4974 domain-containing protein, protein MRIVNTPLSEVFKQMELAYQIKIDFQQSEVENKYFTGSFSGKETPMEILKIIASINEITVQRDGLGYQIRGQIEKASKPER, encoded by the coding sequence ATGAGGATCGTAAATACCCCGCTAAGCGAGGTGTTTAAACAGATGGAACTCGCCTATCAAATCAAAATAGATTTCCAACAAAGCGAGGTCGAGAATAAATACTTCACAGGAAGTTTTAGTGGAAAGGAAACCCCAATGGAAATTTTAAAAATCATTGCTTCCATAAACGAAATCACCGTTCAACGCGATGGATTAGGATATCAGATCCGTGGCCAAATAGAAAAGGCTAGTAAACCTGAACGTTAG
- a CDS encoding helix-turn-helix transcriptional regulator — MAITFIDDGIVSFSKKNYSAAMHSHYALELAFANSGSLNISTGDQDFKNIQAAIISPNTPHVFDCSHGESYIYFIDPTTTVGEHLINLYNLENRPIVVFDAKEIDHYKSGGQFSLPGFDKKSDKKISDYTSKCIKLIHEHIAEEDWSIDQLARQVFVSESRLAHIFKQDMNISIRQYILWKKIEIAAIKSRTGCSLTESAHHAGFTDSSHFIKTFKKMFGVRPSFAMKS; from the coding sequence ATGGCAATTACTTTCATAGACGACGGGATTGTTTCCTTCTCTAAAAAAAACTACAGCGCAGCAATGCATTCGCATTATGCACTGGAACTGGCTTTTGCCAACTCGGGTTCCCTGAATATATCCACCGGGGACCAGGATTTTAAAAACATCCAGGCTGCCATTATATCACCCAACACGCCGCATGTGTTTGACTGCTCGCATGGTGAATCGTATATCTATTTTATTGACCCAACCACTACAGTTGGAGAACACCTGATCAACCTGTATAATTTAGAAAACAGGCCTATTGTTGTTTTCGATGCGAAAGAAATTGACCACTATAAAAGCGGTGGACAATTTTCACTACCTGGTTTCGATAAAAAAAGCGATAAAAAGATAAGCGATTACACCAGCAAATGTATAAAGCTGATACATGAGCACATAGCCGAAGAAGATTGGAGCATTGACCAGCTTGCCCGCCAGGTGTTTGTTTCAGAAAGCAGGTTGGCTCATATCTTCAAACAAGATATGAATATATCCATTCGCCAATACATCCTGTGGAAAAAGATAGAAATAGCGGCAATAAAATCCCGAACTGGTTGTTCCCTTACAGAAAGTGCACACCATGCCGGTTTTACAGACTCATCACACTTCATCAAAACCTTTAAAAAAATGTTTGGGGTTCGCCCGTCATTTGCAATGAAAAGTTAG
- a CDS encoding MFS transporter: MVDYLSWHWIFLINIPMGVLGIVLSLRYMPDYRSAVIDFDLRGFLIFAAASLLLSISLELLGDVVYTTPALAILSLGVLMLYFYYRHAVTDNNPIFPLNLFKVRTFRVGILGNLATRLGISAIPLLLPMMIQIAYGRSAVVSGWIIAPMALTAIIAKSQVIKILNRFGYRATLMANTFIIGSLICAMAIPAISSSIYYYVPIIVIMGFFNSIQFTAMNTISIADLREYHTSSGNSLISVNQQLAIGFGVAFGLIILKLFRGDVKLIHDDIHNAFRYTFLVVGILTILSGLVFRRLHFKDGENLK; encoded by the coding sequence ATGGTAGATTATCTATCCTGGCACTGGATATTTTTGATTAATATACCGATGGGAGTTTTGGGTATTGTGCTCAGCTTGCGATACATGCCTGATTACAGATCTGCTGTGATTGATTTTGACTTGCGGGGCTTTTTAATTTTTGCTGCTGCATCATTATTGCTCTCCATTTCTCTCGAACTCCTTGGGGATGTTGTTTATACTACACCTGCCTTGGCAATTTTGTCACTTGGTGTGTTAATGCTTTATTTTTATTATCGGCATGCTGTAACAGATAATAATCCTATTTTTCCATTGAACTTATTTAAGGTAAGAACTTTTAGGGTAGGCATACTTGGTAATCTTGCTACTCGATTAGGTATCAGTGCAATACCTTTATTGTTACCCATGATGATTCAGATAGCTTATGGTCGATCTGCAGTAGTTTCAGGCTGGATTATAGCACCAATGGCACTAACTGCTATTATTGCAAAATCGCAGGTAATAAAAATTTTAAATAGGTTTGGTTACAGAGCAACATTGATGGCCAATACTTTTATAATCGGGAGCCTGATCTGTGCGATGGCTATACCTGCCATCAGTTCGTCCATTTATTATTATGTACCAATCATTGTGATCATGGGTTTTTTTAACTCTATTCAATTTACAGCCATGAACACCATTTCAATTGCTGATCTGCGTGAGTATCATACCAGTAGTGGTAATTCTTTAATCTCCGTCAATCAGCAACTTGCAATCGGGTTTGGCGTTGCCTTCGGACTAATTATCTTGAAGTTATTTCGCGGGGACGTAAAGCTTATACATGATGATATCCATAATGCATTCAGGTATACCTTTCTTGTAGTAGGTATTTTGACCATACTATCGGGCCTTGTATTTAGAAGGTTACATTTTAAGGATGGTGAGAATTTAAAATAA
- a CDS encoding ester cyclase, translating into MKTNNITEKNKAIILKLYKDVLVDWNMPMVDELVAENFISHDWPKGTPAGPQSFKAFYSKIKVTLPDASYHTEDIIAENDKVAVRWRLQGTQEGDFEGIAATGKPITLNGIAIYRIADDKVQERWVFTDLQLLLQQVDSAEL; encoded by the coding sequence ATGAAAACAAACAATATCACAGAGAAAAACAAGGCGATCATCCTAAAACTCTACAAAGATGTTTTGGTAGACTGGAATATGCCCATGGTAGATGAATTAGTTGCAGAAAACTTTATTTCCCACGATTGGCCGAAAGGTACACCTGCCGGGCCCCAGTCTTTTAAGGCATTCTATTCAAAAATTAAAGTAACCTTGCCCGATGCCAGCTACCATACAGAAGACATAATTGCCGAAAATGATAAGGTAGCAGTTCGGTGGCGGTTGCAGGGCACACAGGAAGGTGATTTTGAAGGTATCGCTGCCACAGGTAAACCCATCACTTTAAACGGCATAGCCATTTACAGGATAGCCGACGATAAAGTGCAGGAACGCTGGGTGTTTACCGATTTACAGCTCTTGCTTCAACAAGTCGATAGCGCGGAGCTATAA
- a CDS encoding dihydrofolate reductase family protein: MRKLKLQMQLSLDGYCAGPNGETDWMTWNFDDQLKKHLNQQTAQVDCILLGRKLAEEFIPAWDARKTDPLGEDPGFVAKMNDCLKIVFSKTLQRNDWKNTRITRNNIAKEIKALKRQNKGDIIVYGGNYFVSSLIQENLIDEYNLYFHPTAIGKGLTPFIDRVNLEMLQSRAFTCDIVWMQYKPIK, translated from the coding sequence ATGCGTAAACTGAAACTACAAATGCAACTATCTCTTGACGGATATTGTGCAGGACCTAATGGCGAAACGGATTGGATGACCTGGAATTTTGATGATCAGTTAAAAAAACATCTAAACCAACAAACCGCCCAAGTTGACTGCATTTTACTGGGGCGAAAGTTGGCAGAAGAATTTATTCCGGCCTGGGATGCCAGAAAAACTGACCCCTTAGGAGAAGACCCCGGGTTTGTGGCTAAGATGAACGATTGTTTGAAAATTGTTTTTTCAAAGACACTTCAACGAAATGATTGGAAAAACACCAGAATAACCAGGAATAATATTGCTAAAGAAATTAAGGCATTAAAAAGGCAAAACAAAGGCGATATAATCGTGTACGGCGGTAACTATTTTGTTTCAAGCCTCATTCAGGAAAACCTGATTGACGAATATAACCTGTACTTTCATCCCACAGCGATTGGCAAAGGTTTAACCCCATTTATAGATAGAGTAAACCTGGAAATGTTGCAATCAAGAGCATTTACCTGTGACATTGTGTGGATGCAATATAAACCCATCAAATAA
- a CDS encoding metallophosphoesterase, whose product MKRKETIKNKETHQAGQVRQSAQMGKTKQINEMPCKQNPLRVLMLMLFCICLLVPGASAQSEKPDLSFGIIADIQYAQAASRGTRFYKNSLSKLSTAIGELNKEKLAFLVNLGDVTDRNPEDLKPVLNELDKFYNKVYNLVGNHDYAGIENNQSLYKALNMPGEYYAVKKEGWRLLMLNTNELSSYANIKGTWKEAEFDSLSVNARKAGSKNLESYNGALSSRQKLWLENNLQQAVSKNEKVIIFSHHPFSCADGLEVINGKELITLVSRYPCVKALIAGHHHTGGYCEESGIPSVIVEGMVETEQENAWGVVELYKDKIMIKGKGRVTSRTIEFK is encoded by the coding sequence ATGAAAAGAAAAGAAACAATAAAAAACAAAGAAACTCATCAGGCAGGTCAGGTCAGGCAAAGCGCACAAATGGGCAAAACCAAACAAATAAATGAAATGCCCTGCAAACAGAATCCCTTAAGAGTATTAATGCTAATGCTCTTTTGTATCTGTTTGCTCGTTCCAGGCGCCAGTGCACAGAGCGAAAAGCCAGACTTAAGCTTCGGGATCATCGCCGATATTCAATACGCCCAGGCAGCTAGCCGCGGAACAAGATTTTATAAAAATTCACTATCAAAACTCTCCACTGCGATAGGGGAACTCAATAAAGAGAAGCTTGCTTTTCTCGTTAATTTGGGCGACGTGACGGATAGAAACCCAGAAGACCTTAAGCCGGTACTAAACGAGCTTGATAAGTTCTATAACAAAGTCTACAACCTGGTTGGAAACCATGATTATGCCGGGATAGAGAATAACCAAAGTCTTTACAAGGCATTAAACATGCCAGGGGAATACTACGCCGTTAAAAAAGAGGGATGGCGTCTGCTGATGTTAAACACCAACGAGCTTTCCAGTTATGCCAATATAAAAGGCACTTGGAAAGAAGCCGAATTCGATTCGCTCTCAGTAAACGCAAGAAAAGCAGGTAGTAAAAATCTGGAGTCTTACAATGGAGCATTAAGCAGCAGACAAAAGTTATGGTTGGAAAACAATCTGCAGCAAGCGGTATCAAAAAATGAGAAAGTAATCATTTTTTCACACCACCCTTTTAGCTGCGCGGATGGCCTGGAAGTCATCAATGGAAAAGAACTAATCACTTTGGTTTCCAGATACCCCTGTGTAAAAGCACTCATTGCTGGCCATCACCATACCGGTGGATATTGTGAAGAATCCGGCATTCCTTCTGTCATTGTCGAAGGGATGGTAGAAACAGAACAGGAGAATGCATGGGGCGTAGTAGAGCTATATAAAGATAAGATAATGATAAAGGGAAAAGGCAGAGTGACTTCTAGAACCATTGAATTTAAATAA
- a CDS encoding RagB/SusD family nutrient uptake outer membrane protein translates to MKNKTLIILNVAMLLLAASCRKDYLDRPPLTQIENEAYWKTASDLEKYTLQFYNTFPGYGTVGSYMGYIGWDGTRGSDTQISASPSTLWNGTNQPVTATGNWSWENIRSVNIFFKNYRRAQEPFEKIKHFVGEAHFFKAWFYFEKVRQYGDVPWFTETLDMESEGLYKARDPRTLVIDSILANLDKAIEYLKPISQADGGNNRLSKEAALLFKSRVGLYEGTWQKYHKGTAFGTTNADPNKYLRAAVNASEELMVAKYGRALYSNNNPDNDYCKLFSLINQSNNKEVILWKAYSANLQSSHSFQIYVSDRTAGISITLQQVYQYLGKDGNPYDYFTIGKTTKGSGFLSKIASECDPRLKQTIWTPGETMWDNSFGKGIFDKPFLDKSGETLNNTGFQIRKGNDPKDPQAGSGVSWNTSCETGAILFRYAEALLNYAEAKAELSEVVDYSKSINLLRSRAGMPNFKVQADPNRSRYADYGYTITDELQEIRRERTVELGAEGFRFDDIRRWAAHNLLKGKRPKGYPYQASEWTGKNISYKADADGFLDPFVSQMTNGYGFNPSRDYLECIPLNEITLNPKLKQNPGW, encoded by the coding sequence ATGAAAAATAAAACGCTAATCATACTCAATGTGGCGATGCTGCTGCTAGCCGCATCTTGCAGGAAAGACTATTTAGATAGGCCACCGCTCACCCAGATAGAAAACGAGGCATATTGGAAGACAGCCAGTGACCTGGAGAAATATACGCTACAATTCTACAATACCTTTCCAGGCTATGGAACGGTAGGGAGTTATATGGGCTATATCGGCTGGGACGGAACAAGAGGATCTGACACCCAGATTTCGGCATCACCGAGCACGCTTTGGAATGGAACGAACCAACCGGTGACTGCTACTGGAAACTGGAGTTGGGAGAACATCAGAAGCGTAAATATATTTTTTAAAAACTACCGCCGCGCTCAGGAGCCATTCGAAAAGATCAAACACTTTGTAGGCGAGGCCCATTTTTTTAAAGCCTGGTTTTATTTTGAAAAAGTCCGCCAGTATGGCGATGTACCCTGGTTTACGGAGACACTGGATATGGAGTCTGAAGGTTTATATAAAGCAAGAGACCCAAGAACATTAGTAATTGATTCAATTTTAGCTAACCTGGATAAAGCCATCGAATACCTCAAGCCCATCTCGCAGGCGGATGGCGGAAACAACAGACTTTCGAAAGAAGCCGCCTTACTTTTCAAATCCCGGGTAGGCTTATATGAGGGTACATGGCAAAAATATCATAAAGGCACCGCCTTTGGAACAACAAATGCGGACCCAAATAAGTACTTAAGGGCTGCAGTAAATGCCTCAGAAGAGTTAATGGTTGCCAAATACGGCAGAGCGCTTTATTCCAACAATAATCCAGACAACGACTATTGTAAACTGTTCTCATTAATCAACCAATCAAACAATAAGGAAGTTATTCTATGGAAAGCCTATTCAGCGAACCTCCAGTCATCGCATTCCTTTCAGATCTATGTATCTGACCGTACCGCAGGGATCAGCATTACCTTACAGCAGGTCTATCAATACCTTGGTAAAGATGGCAATCCTTATGATTATTTCACAATCGGAAAAACCACTAAGGGAAGCGGCTTTTTATCTAAGATAGCAAGCGAATGCGACCCCCGCTTGAAGCAGACCATTTGGACCCCGGGGGAGACCATGTGGGACAATAGCTTCGGAAAAGGTATTTTTGATAAACCCTTTTTAGATAAATCAGGCGAAACGCTAAACAACACAGGTTTCCAGATCCGAAAAGGAAACGACCCCAAAGACCCGCAGGCAGGCAGCGGCGTTTCATGGAACACCAGTTGTGAAACAGGAGCAATTCTTTTCCGCTATGCCGAGGCCCTGCTTAATTACGCCGAAGCCAAAGCCGAACTATCAGAGGTCGTAGATTATTCAAAATCCATCAACCTGCTAAGATCCAGGGCAGGCATGCCCAATTTCAAGGTACAGGCCGATCCCAATAGATCCCGTTATGCCGATTATGGATATACCATAACAGACGAACTACAGGAAATACGCAGGGAACGCACTGTAGAGCTAGGTGCTGAAGGCTTCCGATTTGACGATATCAGGCGATGGGCTGCCCATAACCTGCTAAAAGGCAAACGCCCAAAGGGCTACCCTTACCAAGCCAGTGAGTGGACTGGAAAAAACATCAGCTATAAAGCAGACGCTGATGGATTTCTGGATCCTTTCGTTTCGCAAATGACCAACGGTTATGGCTTCAATCCATCCAGAGATTATCTGGAATGCATTCCACTAAACGAAATTACCTTGAATCCAAAACTTAAACAAAATCCGGGATGGTAA
- a CDS encoding RICIN domain-containing protein, whose protein sequence is MLNKNLFKIYSVVFALTLLFTACKKNVSESQNELSGPGKLSAKQSSQTLTAGPAIVSAHRVNDLIKVDEIKNAGINSLEVDIFVGTKNGQPTCLIGHEAATATGQTLLEYFANLNQKMSGFEFVWLDCKDLNSTANEQLFKTTLEQLDNLYGIKNRVLVESRYISYLVNLKQDGWKVSYYCNWEDVYGKPAAQQQTAMAGMYSQLTTYGIDGISYDAAADDPMKNYFSSKTIGGVPVKMYAWALSRYYGETDLTTKLAGYSHLSVLLIAFYPQQITLVNGANYKLVSALTNEPSKVVDVNDSPPVNGSDVSLWTNNYPTSNNQVFKLRSLGGGYYALKSLADTTKALNVLGGGSANSTAVQVYDFTNTTAQRWQINYAGSGYYNLTPACASGKNLDVNGGSTANDTPIQIYSAHTYNSQKFRLVRQ, encoded by the coding sequence ATGTTAAACAAAAACCTATTTAAAATCTACAGTGTAGTTTTTGCACTAACACTTCTTTTTACAGCCTGTAAAAAGAATGTATCCGAAAGTCAAAACGAGCTATCAGGGCCTGGAAAACTATCAGCCAAGCAAAGTTCGCAAACGCTAACCGCAGGCCCGGCAATAGTAAGTGCCCACCGCGTAAACGACTTAATCAAGGTCGATGAGATTAAAAACGCCGGAATTAACAGTCTGGAAGTAGATATTTTTGTCGGCACTAAAAATGGTCAGCCAACTTGTTTGATCGGCCATGAGGCAGCAACAGCCACTGGCCAAACTTTGCTGGAATATTTTGCAAACCTCAATCAAAAGATGAGCGGTTTTGAATTCGTGTGGTTAGATTGCAAAGACCTTAATAGTACAGCCAATGAACAGCTTTTCAAAACCACGCTTGAGCAACTGGATAACCTCTACGGAATCAAAAATAGAGTCCTGGTTGAAAGCCGTTACATCTCTTATTTGGTTAATCTAAAACAGGACGGCTGGAAGGTAAGCTATTATTGCAATTGGGAAGATGTGTATGGAAAACCAGCCGCACAGCAACAAACCGCAATGGCCGGGATGTACAGCCAGCTTACTACCTATGGTATAGATGGCATTAGCTACGATGCAGCGGCCGACGATCCTATGAAAAACTATTTTTCATCTAAAACCATAGGGGGCGTACCCGTTAAAATGTATGCATGGGCGCTCTCAAGATATTACGGCGAGACAGACCTTACAACAAAATTAGCTGGCTACAGCCATTTGAGCGTATTATTAATTGCATTTTACCCTCAGCAGATTACATTAGTTAATGGCGCAAATTATAAGCTTGTATCTGCTTTGACTAATGAACCTAGCAAAGTGGTCGACGTTAATGACAGCCCACCTGTTAACGGATCAGATGTATCGCTCTGGACAAACAATTATCCTACATCAAACAACCAGGTATTTAAGCTTAGATCATTAGGCGGAGGATATTACGCCCTGAAAAGCCTTGCAGATACCACAAAAGCCCTCAATGTACTTGGTGGAGGATCAGCCAATAGTACGGCAGTACAGGTGTATGATTTTACCAATACCACAGCCCAGCGTTGGCAGATCAATTATGCCGGCAGCGGATATTATAACCTTACTCCAGCCTGTGCCTCAGGGAAAAACCTCGATGTAAACGGAGGAAGTACAGCCAATGATACCCCAATCCAGATCTACAGCGCACATACTTACAATTCACAGAAATTTAGATTAGTAAGGCAATAA
- a CDS encoding cyclic nucleotide-binding domain-containing protein, translating to MSQIFRQHLEKFIKVSDDQFNEIMGYFETRIVVKKENVLVKGKICKHHFFVLEGLLRKFYINEKEAEQTVEFAIETWWITDNIAYERRAKTQANDQYRLIGVI from the coding sequence ATGTCGCAAATTTTCCGCCAGCATTTAGAAAAATTCATCAAGGTCTCAGACGATCAGTTCAATGAAATCATGGGATATTTCGAAACCAGGATAGTTGTTAAAAAAGAAAATGTACTAGTAAAAGGAAAAATCTGCAAGCATCATTTCTTTGTGCTGGAGGGACTTTTGCGAAAATTCTACATTAACGAAAAAGAAGCCGAACAGACTGTAGAATTTGCCATCGAAACCTGGTGGATTACAGATAACATAGCCTACGAACGGCGGGCAAAGACACAGGCTAACGATCAATATAGGTTAATTGGTGTTATTTGA
- a CDS encoding SusC/RagA family TonB-linked outer membrane protein, whose protein sequence is MKTRRKTRWKQINCLLLLMLCHLCLYAQKNPKITGKVLDDKSLPIPFVTVKIIKDTDTTKQTKVLTDSLGVFSFSNLQPNASYSLIFSSIGFENQQLKNLKVSAQGNSSIVIRLETAETTKLSEVVVVGYGTQKKVNLTGAVSVVDGKALQNRPVNNVSQALYGNTPGLTIGYGNNGFEPGAAPSVQIRGQGSPYVLIDGTVGDINALDPNTVESISVLKDAAASAIYGARAPYGVLLITTKSGKANQAPQIDFSINGGPTTIINKPRMVDSYTFARAINEMHDNQGVARLFTGSTIDRIIAYINDPTLPETVPDASNPTKWSTYQLSNGNNDWINIHFGSGYRTQENLSVRGGSKSMAYYLSAGHASEKGPLKMVDDKYGRYNLTAKLDADITPWWKISSNTRLTNENRDRPIYNGEGGYGMIIHQIFRTHPEVFLKSPNGYYSQLSRIPQMQAGYERFTDNELMQRLATEIRPAKNWSINADYSINYNVNNFEGANLVAYEDQVDGSLLPISLTVPSSISKDKANTTYKALNIFSSYKFNIGPKNCFELMGGYQQESNKYDYLSGLKRELITKEVISITTATGEMQVSDAISHWATQGFFGRLNYNFNDKYLLESNLRYDGTSRFADSKRWGFFPSLSAGWVVSNEKFWSAFSGKIQYLKLRGSWGMLGNQNVASYQDLALIGVRTNLDWILNGKRSAYTLAPNLINPYLTWESSRTTDLGIEFSVLNNRLKVEFDYYRRLTLDRLGPAKALPAVLGAAVPRENNSELQTKGWDLSITWKGKAGSDFNYSVTANVFDNINTVSKYPNPTGILTTDYTGKKVGEIWGYQTVGLIQSQAQADRINSSKSQNFINGQLWRTGDVEYQDLNGDGIVNNGKNTTGDHGDLTVIGNNTARYQFGLNLSASYKNFDLGVFFQGVAKRDLWLSGNIFWGFNQWNQSSLFPNHLDYYRDSEASKYSGLGVNTDAYFPRPYSNAAQYAKNQQIQTRYLQNGAYIRLKTCS, encoded by the coding sequence ATGAAAACCCGAAGAAAAACGAGGTGGAAGCAGATCAATTGTCTGCTATTGCTCATGCTATGCCATCTTTGCCTATATGCACAGAAAAATCCAAAAATTACAGGTAAGGTTCTTGATGATAAATCGCTGCCCATACCTTTCGTCACAGTTAAAATCATAAAGGATACTGATACTACCAAGCAGACGAAGGTATTAACAGATTCTCTGGGTGTCTTTTCATTTTCCAACCTGCAGCCCAATGCCAGCTATTCCTTAATTTTTTCCAGTATTGGATTTGAAAACCAGCAGCTCAAAAACCTGAAAGTATCAGCGCAGGGAAACAGCTCAATAGTTATACGGCTGGAAACAGCGGAAACTACCAAACTTAGCGAGGTAGTAGTGGTTGGCTATGGGACACAGAAAAAAGTAAACCTGACGGGCGCAGTAAGTGTAGTTGATGGAAAAGCGCTACAAAACAGACCGGTAAATAATGTCAGCCAGGCACTCTACGGCAATACACCCGGGCTTACCATAGGCTATGGCAATAACGGATTTGAACCAGGTGCTGCCCCGTCGGTTCAGATCCGCGGACAGGGCTCCCCTTATGTGCTTATAGATGGTACCGTTGGAGATATCAATGCCCTAGACCCAAATACCGTAGAGAGTATCTCGGTATTAAAAGATGCAGCTGCATCAGCCATATATGGGGCCCGTGCGCCATACGGCGTCCTGCTGATTACCACAAAATCAGGAAAAGCCAACCAGGCTCCACAGATTGATTTCTCCATCAATGGCGGACCAACTACTATTATTAATAAACCCCGTATGGTTGACTCTTATACCTTTGCCAGAGCTATTAATGAAATGCATGATAACCAGGGCGTGGCCAGGCTATTTACAGGATCCACAATAGATAGGATTATCGCTTATATCAATGACCCTACACTTCCCGAGACAGTCCCCGATGCCTCAAACCCGACCAAGTGGTCAACTTACCAGCTGTCAAATGGCAATAACGACTGGATAAATATTCATTTTGGTTCAGGCTATAGGACACAGGAAAACCTTTCAGTCAGAGGCGGCTCAAAATCCATGGCCTATTACCTGTCTGCAGGGCACGCCAGCGAAAAAGGACCGTTAAAAATGGTCGATGATAAATATGGCCGTTATAACCTTACGGCAAAACTTGACGCCGATATCACCCCATGGTGGAAAATTAGCTCCAATACCCGCCTGACGAACGAAAACCGAGACAGGCCTATTTACAATGGCGAGGGAGGATATGGTATGATCATCCACCAGATATTCCGCACACATCCAGAGGTTTTCCTCAAATCACCAAACGGATATTACTCACAACTATCCCGCATACCGCAAATGCAGGCCGGATACGAACGCTTTACAGATAACGAGCTCATGCAGCGCCTTGCAACTGAAATCCGACCAGCTAAAAATTGGTCTATAAACGCAGATTATTCCATCAATTATAACGTTAATAACTTCGAAGGCGCAAACCTGGTTGCCTATGAAGACCAGGTAGACGGTAGCTTACTACCCATATCGCTCACAGTGCCGTCCTCTATCTCGAAAGATAAAGCAAATACCACATATAAAGCGCTAAATATCTTCTCGTCCTATAAATTTAATATTGGTCCAAAGAACTGCTTTGAGCTAATGGGAGGATATCAACAGGAATCTAATAAATATGATTACCTAAGCGGATTAAAAAGAGAGCTGATAACAAAAGAGGTTATCTCTATCACTACCGCCACCGGCGAGATGCAGGTATCAGATGCCATATCACATTGGGCAACCCAAGGCTTTTTTGGACGGCTAAACTATAATTTCAATGATAAATACCTGCTTGAATCAAACCTTAGGTATGATGGAACCTCAAGGTTTGCCGATAGCAAAAGATGGGGCTTTTTCCCTTCGCTGTCAGCAGGATGGGTAGTATCCAATGAAAAGTTCTGGTCAGCCTTTAGCGGTAAAATCCAATACCTGAAATTGCGTGGATCATGGGGAATGCTCGGCAACCAAAATGTAGCCTCATATCAGGATCTTGCCCTAATAGGGGTTAGGACAAACCTGGACTGGATACTCAATGGCAAAAGATCTGCCTACACGCTAGCCCCAAACCTTATCAATCCATACCTTACCTGGGAATCATCCAGAACTACAGACTTGGGAATTGAATTCTCAGTTCTCAACAACAGGTTAAAAGTAGAGTTTGATTACTATCGCCGCTTAACATTAGATCGATTAGGTCCTGCCAAAGCATTGCCCGCAGTGCTGGGAGCAGCTGTCCCACGAGAAAATAATTCAGAGCTACAAACAAAAGGCTGGGATTTGAGCATCACATGGAAAGGAAAAGCCGGCAGCGACTTCAACTATTCGGTTACCGCAAATGTATTCGATAACATCAATACGGTGAGCAAATACCCAAATCCTACGGGAATTTTAACCACCGATTACACCGGAAAAAAAGTAGGGGAGATCTGGGGATACCAAACAGTGGGCTTAATCCAGAGCCAGGCACAGGCCGATAGGATAAACAGCAGCAAATCGCAGAACTTTATTAACGGCCAGCTATGGAGAACAGGCGATGTCGAATACCAGGATTTAAATGGCGACGGCATTGTCAATAACGGAAAGAATACGACGGGCGATCATGGAGATCTAACGGTAATTGGCAACAATACGGCCAGATACCAGTTTGGATTAAACCTCTCGGCAAGTTATAAAAACTTCGATCTGGGTGTTTTCTTTCAGGGGGTAGCTAAAAGAGACTTATGGTTAAGCGGCAATATCTTTTGGGGATTCAACCAGTGGAACCAATCCTCGTTGTTTCCAAACCATTTGGATTATTACCGCGATAGTGAGGCATCCAAATACTCTGGACTCGGAGTAAACACCGATGCCTACTTTCCACGTCCTTATAGTAATGCAGCCCAGTATGCGAAAAACCAGCAGATACAGACACGTTATCTCCAAAATGGCGCATACATACGCTTAAAAACCTGCAGTTAG
- a CDS encoding MFS transporter yields MKNIEAIRRVLPMILATAIFMQMLDSTILNTSLPAIAKDLHQSPLNMQNAIIGYVLTLAVFMPVSGFLSDKFGTKKVFILALVLFSAGSLFCSLSGNLTQLVISRIIQGVGGSLMTPVGKLALVKSFPKKDLLKAMNFAIIPALIGPVLGPLVGDTW; encoded by the coding sequence TTGAAAAATATAGAAGCTATAAGACGTGTATTGCCAATGATATTGGCTACAGCCATTTTTATGCAGATGCTCGATTCGACCATACTCAATACATCTCTGCCTGCCATTGCAAAGGATCTCCATCAATCTCCATTGAATATGCAAAATGCCATTATTGGCTATGTATTAACCCTAGCTGTTTTTATGCCAGTAAGTGGTTTCTTATCCGATAAATTTGGTACAAAGAAAGTGTTTATTCTGGCCTTAGTACTTTTCAGTGCGGGGTCACTTTTTTGTTCGCTTTCTGGAAATCTAACTCAACTGGTAATTTCAAGAATAATACAGGGCGTGGGGGGAAGTCTGATGACACCGGTTGGGAAATTAGCGCTGGTTAAGAGCTTTCCAAAGAAAGATTTATTGAAAGCAATGAATTTTGCAATTATACCCGCACTCATCGGACCTGTTTTAGGCCCACTTGTTGGGGATACATGGTAG